A genomic segment from Nodularia sphaerocarpa UHCC 0038 encodes:
- the murI gene encoding glutamate racemase, which produces MYSSSIFDHNLDNFLAQEPQRAPIGVFDSGVGGLTVLRQLYRHLPNESIIYFGDTARLPYGIRSQGEILQYVREILHWMQQQRVKMVIMACNTSSALALEIVRREFSMPILGVILPGAKAAVLQGKRIGVIATPATAKSNAYRHAILEIDPNVQVWQVSCPEFVPLIEQNRIHEPYTTEVARSYLEPLIQQEIDTLVYGCTHYPHLAPILRSLLPSHVKLVDPAVHVVAACTQELELLGLSNTHPPLPTRFAVSGCPQQFAKSGVQWLGHTPTVENVNFTDTAISQF; this is translated from the coding sequence GTGTATTCATCCTCCATATTTGATCACAATCTTGACAATTTTCTGGCTCAAGAGCCTCAACGCGCCCCCATCGGCGTTTTTGACAGTGGTGTGGGTGGGCTGACAGTCCTGCGTCAACTTTATCGCCATCTACCCAATGAATCAATTATTTACTTTGGAGATACAGCTCGTTTGCCTTATGGCATTCGTTCACAAGGAGAAATTCTACAGTATGTGCGCGAAATCCTCCACTGGATGCAGCAGCAACGTGTAAAAATGGTGATTATGGCTTGTAATACTAGTTCTGCCCTCGCACTAGAAATAGTGCGTAGGGAGTTTAGTATGCCTATTCTCGGAGTCATCCTACCAGGAGCTAAAGCAGCAGTACTGCAAGGAAAACGTATCGGTGTTATTGCTACCCCAGCCACAGCTAAAAGTAATGCCTATCGCCATGCTATTCTCGAAATTGACCCCAATGTTCAAGTCTGGCAAGTGAGTTGCCCTGAGTTCGTGCCACTCATTGAGCAAAATCGCATCCATGAGCCTTACACTACTGAAGTAGCACGCTCATATTTAGAGCCGTTAATACAGCAAGAAATTGATACCTTGGTTTACGGCTGTACCCATTATCCCCATCTTGCTCCAATACTGCGATCGCTTCTCCCCTCTCACGTCAAATTAGTTGACCCAGCTGTTCACGTTGTCGCAGCTTGTACTCAAGAGTTAGAACTACTTGGCTTAAGCAATACACACCCCCCACTACCTACTCGCTTCGCTGTCAGTGGTTGTCCACAACAGTTTGCCAAATCTGGTGTGCAGTGGCTAGGCCATACTCCCACAGTTGAGAATGTGAATTTCACTGACACCGCCATTTCCCAATTTTAA
- the hetZ gene encoding heterocyst differentiation protein HetZ produces MNSTATATIPTTTVPTPTVQGENSIGVEGTFQLLYKELQESTKASKQNCDDVATRITTEVYRICQESKRIQASGDVQREAISLARHRLQQCLRYYQLGSSRGRVELHSTLSAIIYRYINPPQRQLSYQGRLTIIEDFLQGFYLEALNAFRRENQMGPTYRPQTLLELAEYMAFTERYGKRRIPLPGRQQQLIILRAQTFSQQQPHETSVDIEQAAEGSSNDNDGSWEEPAVQQLRSAMAMQPEPELEEDTLRSVVVTELMDYLAQRQQSDCADYFALRLQDLSTQEIESILGLTPRQRDYLQQRFKYHLIRFALLHRWELVHEWLEASLHTNLGLTPQQWQDYTAQLDDKQRSLLELKQEGQPDEKIAKILGLSTAQLQKRWFKILEQAWEIRNSLVSGSSASTHE; encoded by the coding sequence ATGAATTCAACCGCAACCGCAACAATTCCCACCACAACAGTTCCCACCCCAACCGTTCAGGGAGAAAATTCTATCGGCGTTGAGGGAACATTTCAACTCCTATACAAAGAGCTTCAGGAATCAACTAAAGCTTCTAAGCAGAATTGCGATGATGTAGCTACAAGAATTACCACCGAAGTATACCGGATTTGCCAAGAAAGTAAACGGATCCAGGCTTCGGGTGATGTGCAGAGGGAGGCTATTTCCCTAGCCAGACATCGGCTGCAACAGTGTCTGAGGTACTATCAGTTGGGTTCTAGTCGGGGTAGGGTTGAGTTACACAGTACTCTGAGTGCAATTATTTATCGCTACATTAATCCTCCTCAAAGGCAGTTGAGCTATCAAGGACGACTGACCATTATTGAAGATTTCCTCCAGGGTTTTTATCTGGAAGCTTTAAATGCTTTCCGCCGGGAAAACCAAATGGGTCCGACTTATCGTCCGCAAACTTTGCTGGAATTGGCAGAGTACATGGCATTTACTGAGCGCTATGGTAAACGGCGCATTCCCTTGCCAGGGCGACAACAGCAGCTCATTATCCTGCGGGCGCAGACTTTTTCGCAACAGCAACCGCACGAAACCAGCGTAGATATCGAACAAGCCGCAGAAGGTAGTTCCAACGACAATGATGGTTCTTGGGAAGAACCAGCAGTACAGCAATTGCGTTCAGCAATGGCGATGCAGCCTGAACCTGAACTAGAAGAAGATACTCTGCGTTCGGTTGTGGTGACAGAATTAATGGATTATCTCGCACAACGGCAACAATCTGATTGTGCTGATTATTTCGCTCTCCGTCTTCAAGATTTATCAACTCAGGAAATTGAGTCGATTTTGGGTTTAACTCCCCGTCAGCGCGACTACTTACAGCAACGCTTTAAATATCATCTGATTCGGTTTGCCTTGTTACACCGTTGGGAATTAGTTCACGAGTGGTTGGAAGCCTCACTGCACACTAATTTGGGTTTAACTCCGCAGCAATGGCAAGATTATACAGCGCAATTGGATGACAAGCAGCGCTCGTTACTGGAATTGAAACAAGAAGGACAGCCAGATGAAAAAATTGCCAAAATTTTAGGGTTGTCCACAGCGCAACTGCAAAAACGGTGGTTTAAAATTCTGGAACAAGCATGGGAAATTCGTAACTCCCTAGTGTCCGGATCAAGTGCATCTACCCATGAATAG
- a CDS encoding EVE domain-containing protein: MAYWLLKTEPEKYSYFNLEQDGSTVWDGVNNALALKHLRNMLLGDLAFIYHTGKERQIIGIAEVISQPYADPTLNDAKRVVVDIKALRRLSVPLALAQIKQNGEFTDFDLVRLPRLSVVPVSEFAWQRLISLTDSTK, translated from the coding sequence ATGGCATACTGGCTGCTGAAAACTGAACCAGAAAAATATTCCTACTTTAATTTAGAGCAGGATGGTAGTACAGTTTGGGATGGGGTCAACAATGCTCTAGCGCTCAAACATTTACGGAATATGCTTCTTGGCGACTTGGCATTTATCTATCATACAGGCAAAGAACGACAGATTATAGGTATAGCAGAGGTGATCAGTCAACCTTATGCCGATCCAACATTAAATGATGCTAAACGGGTAGTTGTGGATATTAAGGCACTCAGAAGACTCTCTGTACCTCTTGCACTAGCGCAAATTAAGCAGAATGGAGAATTTACAGACTTTGACTTGGTGCGGCTTCCTAGACTCTCTGTTGTGCCAGTCTCCGAATTTGCCTGGCAACGCCTAATTTCATTGACTGACAGCACAAAATAA
- a CDS encoding cation:proton antiporter has translation MQFLDAINVYFPLLASTTETADSSMVVGAVLLSLVVIYLSSKLGGELSNRVGLPPVLGELLGGVVVGISVLHLLVFPEGGTDSSNSLIMTFLQMTAGLTPEATPAVFEAQSEVISVLAELGVIILLFEIGLESNLKDLISVGAQAAIVAVVGVVVPFTAGTVGLMALFGVGAVPAIFAGAALTATSIGITSKVLSELGKLNSKEGQIILGAAVMDDVLGIIVLAVVASLAKDGAVDVSNVIYLIISATGFLVGAVVLGNIFNNTFVAIADQLKTRGELVIPALIFAFAMAYLAYIIHLEAILGAFAAGLVLEETDKRKELQKQVIPIADILVPIFFVTVGAKTDLGVLNPAIPSNREGLIMAIFLIAVAIIGKVITGFSVFGQPQINRLAIGVGMIPRGEVGLVFAGVGAASGVLSKSLGAAIIMMVITTTFLAPPLLRFVFPESDNLVTDPDKLILDAATGTPLIVEKPSSIVSTVNDGKNREDSPDYGDNS, from the coding sequence ATGCAGTTTTTAGATGCAATAAACGTATATTTTCCCCTGCTGGCGAGTACAACAGAAACAGCAGACAGTTCAATGGTGGTAGGCGCAGTACTACTGAGTTTAGTAGTAATCTATCTGTCCAGTAAACTAGGCGGAGAGTTATCCAACCGAGTAGGTTTACCGCCTGTCTTAGGTGAACTCTTAGGAGGTGTGGTTGTAGGCATCTCTGTTTTGCATCTGTTAGTTTTTCCAGAAGGCGGTACAGACAGTTCCAACTCCTTAATCATGACCTTCCTGCAAATGACTGCGGGTTTAACTCCTGAAGCTACCCCAGCAGTATTTGAGGCACAATCAGAGGTCATTTCCGTATTAGCAGAACTGGGTGTAATCATTCTGCTATTTGAAATTGGTTTGGAGTCGAACTTAAAAGACCTGATATCAGTGGGGGCGCAAGCCGCCATAGTCGCAGTCGTGGGGGTAGTCGTACCTTTTACTGCTGGTACTGTGGGACTGATGGCCTTGTTTGGTGTGGGTGCTGTGCCAGCAATTTTTGCAGGGGCGGCTTTGACTGCCACTAGCATTGGTATTACTTCCAAGGTACTTTCAGAATTAGGAAAACTCAATTCCAAAGAAGGGCAGATTATTCTGGGTGCTGCTGTTATGGATGATGTATTAGGAATCATCGTTCTGGCGGTAGTTGCCAGTCTAGCTAAAGATGGTGCAGTAGACGTGAGCAACGTGATCTATCTGATTATCAGTGCCACTGGTTTTCTTGTGGGTGCAGTTGTACTAGGTAATATTTTTAATAATACCTTTGTGGCGATCGCTGACCAACTCAAAACACGCGGAGAACTGGTGATACCAGCATTGATCTTCGCCTTTGCTATGGCATACTTAGCCTACATCATCCATTTAGAAGCAATTCTGGGAGCTTTTGCGGCGGGTTTAGTCTTAGAGGAAACCGATAAACGCAAAGAATTGCAAAAGCAAGTTATACCTATTGCCGATATACTAGTGCCAATTTTCTTTGTGACTGTTGGGGCAAAAACCGACTTGGGAGTTTTGAACCCAGCCATCCCCAGCAATCGAGAAGGTTTAATTATGGCAATTTTCCTGATCGCCGTCGCCATTATCGGTAAAGTGATTACAGGTTTCAGTGTCTTTGGTCAACCCCAAATCAACCGTTTAGCAATTGGTGTGGGGATGATTCCTCGTGGTGAAGTCGGGTTAGTCTTTGCTGGTGTCGGTGCTGCTAGCGGTGTTCTTTCTAAATCACTGGGGGCGGCAATTATCATGATGGTGATCACTACGACCTTTTTAGCTCCCCCACTGTTACGCTTCGTATTTCCAGAATCAGACAACTTGGTAACAGACCCAGACAAACTGATTTTAGACGCAGCTACTGGGACACCGTTAATCGTCGAAAAACCTTCATCGATAGTATCTACCGTAAATGATGGTAAGAATCGGGAAGACAGCCCAGATTATGGGGATAATTCATAA
- the sds gene encoding solanesyl diphosphate synthase translates to MTSATSLFTPVEADLRLLADNLKQLVGNRHPILFMAAEHLFGAGGKRIRPAIVLLISRATMLEEDITLRHRRLAEITEMIHTASLVHDDVVDESQMRRGVPTVHSLFGNRIAVLAGDFLFAQSSWYLANLDNLEVVKLLSEVIMDLATGEIQQGINCFDNGISIETYLKKSYYKTASLIANSSKAAALLSDASPETAEHLYEYGRHLGLAFQIVDDILDFTSTTDTLGKPAGSDLKSGNLTAPVLFALEEKPDLEALIERKFEQEGDLEQALELIQDSQGIQQARELAAHHAKLAVDHLQVIAPSESREALINIADYVLSRLY, encoded by the coding sequence ATGACCTCAGCCACCTCCCTGTTTACCCCTGTGGAAGCAGACCTGCGACTACTAGCAGATAACCTCAAGCAGCTAGTTGGAAACCGCCACCCCATCCTATTTATGGCAGCCGAACATCTATTCGGAGCTGGGGGAAAGCGTATCAGACCAGCAATTGTTCTGCTGATATCGCGGGCCACAATGTTAGAAGAAGACATAACGCTGCGTCACCGCCGCCTAGCAGAAATCACGGAAATGATTCACACAGCCAGCCTAGTCCACGACGATGTGGTAGATGAATCACAAATGCGACGTGGTGTGCCTACTGTTCATAGTCTGTTCGGTAATCGCATTGCTGTCCTTGCAGGAGATTTTCTCTTCGCCCAATCGTCCTGGTATTTAGCCAACTTGGATAATTTGGAGGTGGTGAAACTACTCTCAGAAGTGATTATGGATCTGGCTACCGGCGAAATCCAGCAAGGAATAAATTGTTTTGATAATGGCATCTCTATAGAGACTTACCTCAAAAAGAGCTATTACAAAACAGCCTCCTTAATTGCCAACAGTTCCAAAGCAGCTGCGTTACTCAGTGACGCTTCCCCAGAAACTGCCGAACATCTGTACGAATACGGCCGTCATCTAGGCCTGGCATTTCAGATTGTGGATGATATTTTAGATTTCACCAGTACAACTGATACTTTGGGTAAACCAGCCGGATCTGATCTCAAAAGTGGTAATCTCACCGCACCCGTTTTATTTGCTTTAGAGGAAAAACCAGACCTGGAAGCCCTGATTGAACGAAAGTTTGAGCAAGAAGGTGATTTAGAGCAAGCCCTAGAGCTGATTCAAGACAGTCAAGGTATCCAGCAAGCGCGGGAATTAGCGGCTCACCATGCCAAATTAGCAGTGGATCATCTTCAGGTGATCGCACCATCCGAATCACGGGAGGCACTAATCAATATAGCTGACTACGTACTTAGTCGGCTTTATTAA
- a CDS encoding rod shape-determining protein yields the protein MGIDLGTANTLVYVSGKGIVLQEPSVVAIDQNKKIALAVGEEAKKMLGRTPGNVIALRPLRDGVIADFDTAELMLKHFIQRVNGGKSLISPRIVIGIPSGVTGVERRAVMDAAAQAGAREVYLIDEPMAAAIGAGLPISEATGNMIVDIGGGTTEVAVLSFQGTVISESVRIAGDELTESIIMHLKRVHNLVIGEWTAEDIKIRIGSAYPTDYDKDAIMEVRGIHLLSGLPRTVTLKGAEIRECMLEPLGVIIEAVKRTLERTPPELASDIIDRGIMIAGGGALIRGIDTLISHETGIVTHIAADPLCCVVLGTGRVLENFEQLERVLSGRYGNS from the coding sequence ATGGGTATCGATCTCGGTACTGCCAACACCCTAGTTTATGTATCTGGTAAAGGCATTGTACTCCAAGAACCTTCAGTAGTTGCTATTGATCAAAACAAAAAGATAGCACTGGCAGTGGGAGAAGAAGCCAAAAAAATGCTCGGACGTACACCGGGAAATGTGATTGCTCTCCGTCCCTTGCGTGATGGAGTGATCGCTGATTTTGATACAGCCGAGCTGATGTTAAAACACTTTATCCAACGTGTAAACGGGGGTAAATCACTGATTTCACCGCGAATTGTCATTGGTATACCCAGTGGTGTTACAGGGGTAGAAAGACGTGCTGTAATGGATGCAGCCGCCCAAGCAGGGGCCAGAGAAGTGTATTTAATTGATGAGCCAATGGCAGCAGCAATAGGAGCTGGGCTACCTATTTCCGAGGCAACAGGCAATATGATTGTTGATATTGGTGGCGGCACAACAGAAGTTGCCGTGCTGAGTTTCCAGGGTACTGTAATCAGTGAATCAGTACGCATCGCTGGTGATGAACTAACTGAATCCATCATTATGCATCTGAAAAGAGTTCATAACTTGGTGATTGGAGAATGGACTGCTGAAGATATCAAGATTCGCATTGGTTCGGCTTATCCGACTGATTATGATAAGGATGCCATCATGGAAGTCCGAGGCATACACTTGCTTTCTGGTTTACCAAGAACTGTCACACTCAAAGGGGCAGAAATTCGTGAATGTATGTTGGAACCGCTAGGAGTGATCATCGAAGCTGTGAAGCGGACACTGGAACGCACGCCTCCAGAATTGGCTTCAGACATTATTGACAGAGGAATTATGATAGCTGGTGGTGGTGCTTTGATCAGAGGCATAGATACCCTAATTAGCCATGAAACAGGAATTGTCACCCACATTGCTGCTGATCCTCTCTGTTGTGTTGTGCTGGGAACAGGTCGTGTCTTAGAAAATTTTGAACAACTAGAACGTGTTCTTAGTGGGCGTTATGGCAATAGTTAG
- a CDS encoding single-stranded DNA-binding protein: MSINIVTLVGRVGGDPDIKYFESGSVKCRLTLAVKRKSRNSDEPDWFTLELWDKTAEVAGNYVRKGSLIGVKGSLKFDTWSDRQTGANRSTPVIRVDQLDLLGSKRDAEGGMSDMPSEHF, encoded by the coding sequence ATGAGCATTAACATTGTCACCCTTGTTGGTCGTGTCGGCGGCGATCCAGATATTAAATATTTCGAGTCTGGTTCGGTTAAGTGTAGATTAACATTAGCAGTTAAACGTAAATCCCGTAACAGCGATGAACCTGACTGGTTCACCTTAGAACTTTGGGACAAAACAGCAGAGGTAGCAGGTAATTATGTCCGTAAAGGCAGCTTAATTGGAGTCAAAGGTTCCTTAAAGTTTGACACATGGAGCGATCGCCAAACAGGAGCCAACCGTTCTACACCAGTAATTAGAGTAGACCAGTTAGACTTGTTAGGTTCCAAGCGAGATGCAGAAGGCGGTATGTCAGATATGCCTTCAGAACACTTTTAA
- the mreC gene encoding rod shape-determining protein MreC, which translates to MVTTRRWWDSKLLRFGLLTVVMSSAWMLRQTQGHLVLEMYQVVSRPLQMLQTGPSPEERLNDARFLELQARIADLENQNQKLKNLLGYVEKAPLSSRPILARVVGRSADHWWQQVTLNRGSNAGIKEGFIVKTDGGLVGLIENVTPNTSRVLLISDLKSQVGVTINRSSAKGVLRGDSSAEAVLEFYEKVPNVRVGDLISTSTYSQKFPAGVPVGRVKSVNLKQSPASVAQVELLPPILSLDWVAVYPAPAGD; encoded by the coding sequence ATGGTTACTACACGTCGTTGGTGGGATAGTAAATTACTACGATTCGGGTTACTAACTGTAGTAATGAGTAGTGCCTGGATGTTAAGACAGACTCAGGGTCATTTAGTCCTGGAAATGTATCAAGTTGTCAGCCGTCCGTTGCAAATGTTACAAACAGGGCCAAGTCCAGAAGAACGTCTGAATGATGCCCGCTTCTTGGAGTTGCAAGCGCGTATAGCTGATTTAGAAAATCAAAATCAAAAGCTCAAAAATTTATTAGGTTACGTTGAGAAAGCCCCTCTCTCATCACGCCCAATTCTAGCGAGGGTAGTGGGACGTAGTGCTGACCACTGGTGGCAACAAGTTACTCTGAATCGTGGCTCAAATGCGGGCATTAAGGAAGGCTTTATTGTCAAAACGGATGGCGGCTTGGTGGGTTTGATAGAGAATGTCACTCCTAATACTAGTCGTGTGTTGTTAATTAGTGACCTCAAGAGTCAAGTGGGTGTAACAATTAACCGCTCGTCCGCCAAGGGTGTTTTGCGGGGAGATTCTTCGGCGGAAGCTGTGCTGGAGTTTTATGAAAAAGTTCCAAATGTTAGAGTAGGAGATTTAATTTCTACATCTACCTATAGTCAGAAATTTCCTGCTGGTGTGCCAGTAGGACGAGTTAAGTCTGTAAATTTAAAGCAATCTCCAGCATCAGTGGCACAAGTTGAGCTTTTACCGCCGATATTGTCATTGGATTGGGTAGCTGTATATCCCGCGCCGGCTGGCGATTAG
- a CDS encoding N-acetylmuramoyl-L-alanine amidase has protein sequence MKLHWLLPSTVGTIVLLSSPAVAAKLESWRFDANQNRLEINTNGAVQPQAQLIFNPTRLVIDLPGTTFGRPQSTQQIGGAISAVRVGQFDPQTTRLVVELSPGYTLDPQQVQFENLSANRWRVQLPRATAEQAASSATNIYNVVTVDSDADTKPEFSNQVASATLGKTQIQNLQVTGDGLFLRTSGGNPQVKINRSGDRNTIFMDIADASLSPSLTQRNNEINRHGVNRVELTPLNSQPPGVRMTLRVNKDSPDWQATNSSNGGLVVLPSRVVRLPGNNNSNNSQNNQPAPPVIANIPVANNSPATIQAIELANNDTQLLIRSDKIVNATSGWDRSSGLFRITIPNAKLAANVRGPDFTANSPILRVRLQPQNNTVVVLVQPATGVQIGELNKVSNQILALQLRGSRQAMVSPPVALPPPVALPPLPPPTQGQLPSPNAPPAPRPQPAPRPAPKTKVVVMIDPGHGGRDPGAIGISGLRESGVVLAISKRVAAILEQNGVQAVLTRDSDYFVSLQGRVDLAARAKANLFVSIHANAISLSRPEVNGLETYYYGSGQSLARSIHSSVLQNVTIRDRNVRQARFYVLRQSSMPSVLVEVGFVTGAQDAARLRTTAYQNQMADAIARGILQHLRR, from the coding sequence GTGAAATTACACTGGTTACTACCCAGTACTGTAGGAACTATAGTCTTACTATCGTCGCCGGCTGTAGCAGCAAAACTGGAATCTTGGCGTTTTGATGCCAATCAAAATCGTCTGGAAATTAACACAAACGGCGCTGTTCAACCCCAAGCACAACTGATATTCAACCCTACACGTCTGGTCATTGATTTGCCGGGTACGACCTTTGGGAGGCCGCAGTCAACACAGCAAATAGGTGGTGCTATTAGTGCTGTCCGTGTGGGGCAGTTTGATCCACAAACAACGCGCCTAGTTGTTGAACTCAGTCCTGGCTATACCCTAGACCCGCAGCAGGTGCAATTTGAAAACCTCAGTGCCAATCGCTGGAGGGTACAATTACCAAGGGCTACAGCAGAGCAAGCAGCATCTTCGGCCACAAATATTTACAATGTGGTAACCGTTGACTCTGATGCTGATACCAAACCGGAATTCTCGAATCAAGTCGCCAGCGCCACACTAGGAAAAACTCAAATTCAGAACCTACAGGTAACAGGTGATGGGTTGTTTCTTCGGACTAGTGGCGGCAATCCTCAAGTTAAAATTAATCGGAGCGGCGATCGCAATACCATTTTTATGGATATTGCCGACGCGAGTTTGTCACCCAGTCTGACGCAGCGAAATAATGAAATTAACAGACATGGTGTCAACCGCGTCGAATTAACTCCCTTAAACAGCCAACCACCTGGTGTCCGCATGACCTTGCGGGTAAACAAAGATAGCCCAGACTGGCAGGCAACCAATAGTAGCAATGGCGGTTTGGTGGTTTTACCCTCTCGTGTTGTCAGATTACCGGGAAATAATAATTCCAACAACTCGCAGAACAATCAGCCCGCACCTCCAGTCATTGCCAACATTCCAGTAGCCAATAATTCGCCAGCAACCATTCAGGCTATAGAATTGGCTAATAATGATACCCAGTTACTGATTAGATCAGATAAAATAGTCAATGCCACTAGTGGATGGGATAGATCCTCGGGTTTGTTCCGAATCACCATTCCCAATGCTAAGTTAGCCGCCAACGTTAGAGGCCCAGATTTTACTGCCAATAGTCCCATCCTCCGGGTACGCTTACAACCTCAAAACAATACAGTGGTTGTCTTGGTGCAACCAGCAACAGGAGTGCAAATTGGGGAGCTAAACAAAGTCAGCAACCAGATTTTGGCTCTACAATTACGAGGCTCTCGTCAGGCTATGGTTTCACCGCCTGTTGCCTTACCACCGCCAGTTGCCTTACCACCCCTACCACCACCAACCCAAGGGCAACTACCAAGTCCCAATGCTCCTCCTGCACCCAGACCCCAGCCAGCGCCCCGTCCAGCACCCAAAACCAAAGTTGTAGTGATGATTGACCCCGGACACGGTGGTAGAGACCCAGGCGCAATTGGTATTAGTGGACTGCGCGAGTCGGGTGTAGTTTTAGCAATTAGCAAAAGGGTAGCCGCGATTTTAGAGCAAAATGGTGTACAAGCAGTATTAACGCGTGATTCTGACTATTTTGTCAGCCTCCAAGGACGAGTGGATTTAGCAGCCCGAGCTAAGGCTAATTTATTTGTCAGCATCCATGCTAATGCCATCAGTCTGAGTCGTCCAGAGGTCAATGGTTTGGAAACATATTATTACGGCAGTGGTCAGAGTCTAGCTCGCTCGATTCATAGCAGCGTTCTTCAAAATGTCACTATCCGAGATAGAAACGTGCGGCAAGCCAGATTTTACGTCCTCAGACAAAGCTCTATGCCCTCGGTTCTGGTAGAAGTGGGTTTTGTTACAGGAGCGCAGGATGCTGCTAGGCTTAGAACCACAGCTTACCAAAATCAAATGGCCGATGCGATCGCTCGTGGTATCCTCCAGCATCTACGAAGATAA
- a CDS encoding SIMPL domain-containing protein: MYRPALSGSWFRAGNCWQILPLALLVCITFIPSGLAQEKEKLLRTLTVSGRGVETIPTTLSQVSISVEIQGKTAESAQQEAARRSSSVVALLKSRNVEKLQTTGIRLNPVYSYTDNVQRITGYTANNTVSFRIATDKAGTLLDETVKVGATQINGVGFIANDQAIASAQQQALRQATQDAQQQANAVFSTLGFQAKEVISIQVNGASAPPPPMLQRAEVAKLANADASTPVIGGEQQVEASVTLQISY, translated from the coding sequence ATGTATAGACCCGCTTTATCCGGTTCTTGGTTTCGCGCTGGTAACTGTTGGCAAATCTTACCATTAGCTTTGCTAGTATGTATAACTTTTATCCCGTCTGGGTTAGCCCAAGAAAAAGAAAAATTGTTGCGAACTTTGACAGTTAGCGGTCGTGGTGTGGAAACAATTCCTACCACTCTGTCACAAGTCAGTATATCTGTGGAGATTCAGGGGAAAACGGCGGAGTCAGCACAACAAGAAGCGGCTCGCAGGTCATCATCTGTGGTTGCTTTGCTCAAAAGCCGCAATGTGGAAAAATTACAAACTACTGGCATCCGTCTCAATCCAGTTTATAGTTACACCGATAATGTGCAAAGAATTACTGGATATACTGCTAATAATACTGTGAGTTTTCGCATTGCTACCGATAAAGCGGGTACGCTTTTAGATGAAACTGTTAAAGTCGGTGCAACGCAAATTAATGGTGTGGGTTTTATTGCTAATGATCAGGCGATCGCCTCGGCTCAACAACAAGCACTCAGACAAGCCACCCAAGATGCTCAACAACAAGCTAATGCTGTTTTTAGTACCCTAGGTTTCCAGGCTAAGGAAGTGATAAGTATTCAAGTCAATGGTGCAAGTGCGCCCCCTCCACCTATGTTGCAGCGTGCTGAGGTTGCTAAGTTAGCTAACGCAGATGCTTCCACCCCTGTAATTGGTGGTGAACAGCAAGTAGAAGCATCGGTGACACTGCAAATTAGTTATTAG